The Nostoc commune NIES-4072 genome includes a window with the following:
- a CDS encoding strawberry notch-like NTP hydrolase domain-containing protein, which yields MRSQKGDKSRLKQMIEWAGSNFEGAIAFDECHSMGNAIAQEGKLGMIKASMQGIIGLRLQNALPLARVIYVSATGATKVSNLSYANRLGLWQTGDFPFTSREDFVESIEVGGISVTNKLLKSQDGAKGY from the coding sequence TTGAGATCGCAAAAAGGAGATAAAAGTCGGCTCAAACAAATGATTGAGTGGGCTGGCTCCAATTTCGAGGGAGCGATCGCCTTTGATGAGTGTCATTCAATGGGCAACGCAATTGCGCAAGAGGGGAAGTTGGGAATGATCAAAGCATCCATGCAGGGCATTATCGGTTTACGGCTACAAAATGCACTACCTCTTGCACGGGTTATCTACGTGTCAGCCACCGGAGCAACAAAAGTCTCAAACTTATCTTATGCAAATCGTCTAGGACTTTGGCAGACTGGTGACTTTCCATTTACCTCCCGTGAAGATTTCGTGGAATCCATTGAAGTCGGGGGCATTTCGGTCACAAACAAGTTGCTGAAGTCACAGGACGGAGCAAAAGGGTACTGA
- a CDS encoding strawberry notch C-terminal domain-containing protein produces the protein MKDEAGRLFVDSRGNGANIAETTAFMSGEKQILIFSDAGGTGRSYHADLNAVNRRRRSHYLLEAGWRADNAIQGLGRSHRTNQASAPVFRPVTTNVRGERRFISTIARRLDSLGALTRGQRQTGGNGIFDTKDNLESNYAEYALYELFKQIFQGRFAQVPLGTFEQMTGLSLTSHEGGMKIDLPPLRQFLNRLLALRIGMQNVIFERFELLLSQQIETARAAGVFEVGVETLRAERFSVESIEPVYTHSGTGSVTNYLKIERTQKNNIQTAAEAVEFATHHQGRLMTNSKYGYGAVSIPTHSLFDADGGVIPRVLLVRPQKQTRIPLDKLDDSTWKQVSTDEFVAVWSKEVDQLPKFTTDHIHLVTGILLPIWKVLPQQNSRVFRLQLSSGDKVLGRVVNAENIRAVAEQLGLRNKLLSPEELVSLVLNERYSEQLPGGVTMRCSLVASEKRIELVNALSLADRLVAVGCFTEIIQWKKRVFIPTNDKAPSIFAAVIEILG, from the coding sequence CTGAAAGACGAAGCTGGACGGTTGTTTGTGGATTCAAGAGGTAATGGTGCAAATATTGCTGAAACCACGGCATTTATGTCAGGTGAGAAACAAATCCTCATCTTCAGTGATGCTGGTGGCACTGGTCGCAGTTATCACGCTGACTTAAATGCAGTCAATCGAAGACGGCGATCGCATTACTTACTAGAAGCTGGATGGAGAGCAGACAACGCAATTCAAGGTTTGGGACGCTCACACCGTACTAACCAAGCATCTGCACCAGTGTTCCGACCTGTAACGACCAATGTGCGGGGTGAACGTAGATTCATTTCTACCATTGCTAGACGGCTGGATAGTCTCGGCGCACTCACTCGTGGGCAACGGCAAACTGGTGGCAATGGCATATTTGATACCAAGGACAATCTAGAGTCGAACTATGCTGAATATGCCTTGTATGAATTGTTTAAGCAGATTTTCCAGGGTCGGTTTGCTCAAGTTCCTTTAGGGACTTTTGAGCAAATGACGGGATTATCCTTAACTTCCCATGAAGGCGGTATGAAAATCGACCTCCCACCACTGCGACAGTTTCTGAATCGGCTGCTGGCTTTGAGAATTGGGATGCAGAATGTGATTTTCGAGAGGTTTGAATTGCTATTAAGTCAACAAATTGAAACAGCAAGAGCCGCAGGGGTGTTTGAGGTTGGTGTAGAAACTCTCCGGGCTGAAAGATTCTCTGTTGAGAGCATTGAGCCAGTTTATACACACTCTGGCACTGGTAGCGTCACCAATTACCTGAAGATAGAACGTACCCAGAAGAACAACATTCAAACTGCTGCTGAAGCGGTTGAGTTTGCTACACATCACCAGGGACGGCTGATGACCAACTCTAAGTATGGTTATGGCGCAGTATCTATTCCCACTCACAGTTTATTTGATGCCGACGGTGGAGTAATACCACGGGTTTTACTCGTTCGCCCACAGAAGCAAACTCGTATCCCCCTTGACAAACTGGACGATTCTACTTGGAAACAGGTTTCGACTGATGAGTTTGTCGCCGTATGGTCGAAGGAAGTAGATCAGCTACCCAAGTTTACCACTGACCACATTCACTTGGTAACAGGAATACTTCTACCAATTTGGAAGGTACTGCCACAGCAGAACAGTCGAGTATTTCGATTGCAATTAAGTAGTGGAGACAAAGTACTGGGTCGTGTAGTGAATGCGGAGAATATTCGTGCTGTTGCTGAACAATTGGGATTGAGGAATAAGCTTCTAAGTCCAGAAGAATTAGTTTCTTTGGTGCTTAACGAGCGTTACTCGGAACAGTTACCGGGAGGTGTAACTATGCGTTGTTCATTGGTTGCAAGTGAGAAGCGGATTGAGCTAGTGAATGCTTTATCGTTGGCTGACAGGCTTGTGGCTGTTGGTTGTTTCACAGAAATTATTCAATGGAAAAAGCGGGTATTCATTCCAACTAACGATAAAGCACCGTCAATTTTTGCTGCTGTGATTGAGATTCTTGGATGA
- a CDS encoding P63C domain-containing protein, whose amino-acid sequence MAKKNFAAAQAVELYIGNYRFDAIRIVETEEYRMSQNQILSIIGINRNWLIMLPLKSPKLNEKLTQQGLNHVTLPAEYTVNGVGTRAETISINDVRIIWRYFDTKGNLQAQRLIDALAEDSLTSRFNQVWGEQRTIEQRRIDDCRILSTPCPWTKMFETEFEENLARISKLHKKHIKNGLYYWEFIYSWMTPEEKAKLDIVNPVLENGRRKYKIHQMLSYETKQRLSPHVTSVLILMKSANSVAELRRLVQRQYGVDQPNLFDAWDVK is encoded by the coding sequence ATGGCTAAGAAAAATTTTGCCGCAGCCCAAGCAGTTGAGTTGTACATCGGCAACTATCGGTTTGACGCGATTAGAATTGTTGAAACTGAAGAATACCGGATGTCTCAAAATCAAATTCTTTCAATTATAGGTATAAATCGTAACTGGTTGATCATGTTACCTTTGAAGTCACCTAAACTGAATGAAAAGCTTACACAGCAAGGCTTAAATCATGTTACACTTCCTGCGGAATATACTGTTAATGGTGTAGGAACTCGTGCTGAAACGATATCAATAAATGATGTCAGAATCATTTGGCGGTATTTTGACACGAAAGGAAACCTACAAGCTCAAAGGTTGATCGATGCACTTGCTGAAGACTCACTTACGAGTAGATTTAATCAAGTCTGGGGTGAGCAACGCACGATTGAGCAACGCCGGATAGATGATTGTCGCATTCTGTCTACGCCCTGCCCTTGGACTAAAATGTTTGAAACTGAGTTTGAGGAGAATTTGGCTCGGATTAGTAAACTGCATAAAAAGCACATCAAGAATGGCTTGTACTACTGGGAGTTTATTTATAGCTGGATGACACCAGAGGAAAAAGCCAAACTTGACATTGTTAATCCTGTTCTTGAAAATGGGCGAAGGAAGTACAAAATTCATCAAATGCTTTCCTATGAAACAAAACAGAGATTATCCCCACACGTCACATCAGTGCTGATTTTAATGAAGTCAGCCAATTCGGTAGCAGAACTGCGGCGACTGGTGCAACGACAGTATGGGGTAGATCAACCGAATCTGTTTGATGCCTGGGATGTTAAATAA
- a CDS encoding ParM/StbA family protein: MNTPNSSQVKPGIKLVLSCDLGGSQVKAIAQIYPDGIPCVLAMSPEIADVSIDSINSFSVQTFQNISTWVGVGDEYYVLGTIAKEVFAGSAALRDNKYHYAIPKIAGLLSMAYQKFGINHNHVDVFIQILLPPGEVNDARNLTTSLKQILKLGILTPNGRLKGKLRNFCVAAEGSGILTYRSRTLGKTYIQKNVGILMLGYRNASFALSAQGNPAKSESTDLGMSWVINSFVERTAVGLSKNDSRLITAILAAAKGNFDAFRPLSRKATPEGVQFDLNLFQKVLPSIRDEYCRALVRWIRNIAVLDEILICGGTAEYVKKELTDHFHKEATPIVWNGGVQFPAPLDTKGLGERVADVWTAHITYILMLDKNFAYDRKQDLVPDPNKPRPSTPTSGLAQLREYAKKREAEQPLNS, encoded by the coding sequence ATGAACACTCCCAATTCCTCCCAAGTCAAACCTGGGATTAAGTTAGTTTTGTCCTGTGATTTGGGTGGTAGCCAAGTCAAAGCGATTGCTCAAATTTATCCTGATGGCATTCCCTGTGTACTGGCGATGTCGCCGGAAATTGCAGATGTATCAATTGACTCGATTAACAGCTTTTCTGTACAAACTTTTCAAAACATTAGTACCTGGGTTGGCGTAGGTGATGAATATTATGTCTTAGGTACAATTGCCAAAGAAGTCTTTGCTGGTAGTGCTGCGCTTAGAGATAACAAATATCACTATGCCATTCCCAAGATTGCTGGTCTTTTATCAATGGCTTACCAAAAGTTCGGTATAAACCATAATCATGTTGATGTTTTTATTCAAATCTTGTTACCACCTGGGGAAGTCAATGATGCCCGTAATCTGACAACTTCTTTAAAACAAATTCTCAAACTTGGAATACTCACACCTAATGGTCGTTTGAAGGGCAAGTTACGCAATTTTTGTGTTGCTGCTGAAGGTAGTGGCATTCTCACCTATCGTAGCCGTACTCTTGGCAAAACCTATATTCAAAAAAATGTTGGAATCCTTATGTTGGGCTATCGCAATGCTAGTTTTGCTCTTTCTGCTCAAGGTAATCCAGCTAAGAGCGAATCTACTGATTTAGGCATGAGTTGGGTAATCAATTCATTTGTTGAGCGTACTGCTGTTGGTTTGTCAAAAAATGATTCACGTTTAATCACAGCAATCCTCGCAGCAGCCAAGGGCAACTTTGATGCTTTTCGTCCCTTGTCCCGCAAAGCCACACCTGAAGGTGTCCAATTTGATTTAAATTTATTTCAAAAAGTTCTCCCCTCAATTCGTGATGAGTACTGCCGCGCTCTTGTTCGCTGGATTAGAAATATTGCTGTCCTAGATGAAATTCTCATTTGTGGCGGGACTGCTGAGTATGTCAAAAAAGAATTAACTGACCACTTCCACAAAGAAGCTACTCCCATTGTTTGGAATGGCGGCGTACAATTCCCTGCTCCTCTTGATACTAAGGGTCTTGGTGAGCGCGTCGCTGATGTCTGGACGGCGCACATTACTTATATATTGATGCTAGACAAGAACTTTGCTTACGACCGCAAACAAGATTTAGTCCCTGACCCCAATAAACCACGACCCTCTACCCCTACTTCTGGCCTTGCCCAATTGCGTGAATACGCTAAAAAACGTGAGGCTGAACAACCTTTGAACAGTTGA
- the mobV gene encoding MobV family relaxase codes for MAYAIARLKKIKQKDIGSSASHTSRERETPNADLSVENIRFIGSSDPESRLEDLVMAKINEAPQHRKIRTDGVYCVEMLLSASPSYFRASCPTQAGYYEQNKLDVWLEATHQWLSEEYGSRIVRAELHLDEATPHIHAYFVPVDDRGQLRCNHFFNGRQKIQAFQDSYYETMRLIGLERGLKGSRAKHEDIKDFYRIVETGRNLEVSELNLEQIKAKAADRDRVARQLQQMEATARELAQANELLQQRIAQLEKEKKELAKQTQQLRELALEDVAWELGLDFEPSQSNSWVGHGHIIDINGDKFQSASPAVEKGGAIDLVIQVNNCNLRQALVWLNDRFGLQGAERAAIAAIKKQTADILQTEPAPKFVPPVEDKSKWLAVHDYLTHFWGLPSNFVHGFHQSGLIYADKEQNAVFVMRDLNHQVKGAYLEGSEFKGLAIGSDRTKSWFHFQLGERGTSKVEKVVLCSSTIDAFSYAMVEYSKTGSIPKQRTLYMALADPKSTPVERLEDISQIKTAFNSDEFGEATALAVKKLLPHTRRSRPKTLSWNQDLLLEKSLQQQQQQRKSEVDLSL; via the coding sequence ATGGCGTATGCGATCGCTCGTTTAAAAAAAATAAAGCAGAAGGATATAGGGAGTAGCGCGTCTCACACATCTCGTGAAAGGGAAACACCGAACGCTGATTTGTCGGTAGAGAATATTAGGTTTATAGGCAGCAGCGATCCCGAATCAAGGTTAGAAGATTTGGTGATGGCAAAGATAAATGAGGCTCCGCAACACAGGAAGATAAGGACTGACGGTGTTTACTGCGTCGAGATGTTACTGAGTGCATCGCCAAGTTACTTCCGTGCCTCATGTCCAACCCAGGCAGGGTATTATGAGCAAAATAAATTAGATGTTTGGCTAGAAGCGACGCACCAATGGTTGTCTGAGGAATACGGTTCGCGGATAGTCAGGGCAGAATTACATTTAGATGAAGCCACGCCACATATTCATGCTTACTTTGTGCCAGTGGATGACCGGGGTCAGCTACGGTGTAATCACTTTTTCAATGGGCGGCAAAAAATCCAGGCATTTCAGGACTCCTACTATGAAACGATGCGGCTGATTGGCTTGGAGAGGGGGTTGAAGGGTTCCAGAGCCAAACACGAGGATATAAAGGATTTTTACCGGATAGTAGAAACGGGACGGAACCTGGAAGTATCAGAGTTAAATTTGGAGCAAATCAAAGCCAAAGCCGCAGATCGAGACAGGGTAGCCCGTCAACTTCAACAAATGGAAGCAACAGCTAGAGAACTGGCTCAAGCTAATGAACTGCTTCAACAACGCATTGCTCAATTAGAGAAAGAGAAAAAGGAATTAGCTAAACAGACTCAACAATTGCGTGAATTAGCCTTGGAAGATGTGGCTTGGGAGTTAGGTTTAGACTTTGAACCCAGTCAATCTAACTCTTGGGTGGGTCACGGCCACATCATTGATATAAATGGGGATAAATTTCAGTCCGCCTCTCCAGCAGTAGAAAAAGGGGGGGCAATTGACTTAGTAATTCAGGTGAACAATTGCAATCTGCGACAGGCTTTGGTGTGGCTCAATGACAGATTTGGACTTCAGGGGGCAGAACGAGCAGCGATCGCCGCAATCAAAAAACAAACAGCAGATATTCTTCAAACCGAGCCAGCCCCCAAGTTTGTGCCACCAGTTGAGGATAAAAGCAAGTGGCTTGCAGTACATGATTACTTGACTCACTTCTGGGGATTGCCATCAAACTTTGTACACGGATTTCACCAATCGGGGTTGATTTACGCTGACAAGGAGCAAAATGCAGTGTTTGTAATGCGAGATTTAAACCATCAAGTTAAAGGGGCTTACCTTGAAGGGAGTGAATTTAAGGGTTTGGCCATTGGAAGCGATCGCACAAAGAGTTGGTTTCATTTCCAGTTAGGTGAGCGAGGAACGAGCAAAGTAGAAAAAGTGGTACTTTGTTCCTCAACGATTGATGCTTTCTCATACGCAATGGTGGAATATTCCAAAACTGGGTCAATACCAAAACAGCGAACACTGTACATGGCACTTGCTGACCCCAAAAGTACACCAGTAGAGCGATTAGAGGATATTTCTCAAATTAAAACGGCGTTCAACTCTGATGAATTCGGGGAAGCCACGGCACTGGCTGTTAAGAAATTACTGCCCCATACTAGACGCTCAAGACCCAAAACACTCTCTTGGAACCAGGATCTGTTGCTTGAAAAGTCCCTACAGCAACAACAACAGCAACGTAAGTCAGAGGTAGATTTAAGTCTTTAA
- a CDS encoding ATP-binding protein: MSSELIKRIFYLREQNNPLIAVESPLQERISLLENLTKECINLGINCYIWMLEDDKLYQLTISDWGLAFSEIKEYNRIAFKVVREDSFEILRFWKTTQLQGILILEGIYPWLGQGATDADSFLTAEWIKSALINIKLYNHNSCKTALLLGSNASLKSDIAGLIPIITQELPTVEEISDYLPQILPDSITLAQINEIANTCVGMYLADIETGVKTALAIDNSELIKKVSAYKIELLKRVYNVEFLQPMTIPVGGLELMQSAFKGYRRLLTPLAKSYNLRLPKGVLLIGPPGTGKSHSAKACSQILELPLVIVEWGHFRSYGNMAEYKLKKLLALVDRINRIIFYLDDFDKGFAGDDDLSRRLGGMLLTWMQERTSDVLIIASANNIQWLPPELTRSGRFDQIFKIDLPNNGERHSIFKIHLARFDKRFADDGDAFTPEEWQRLLKITHRCVGAEIQAIVERAAFSIFCQSFDEETPATDDLPPLQITLTALLESRKSVNPLAIREADRIESMRNKADLQGLPSSPVDSSIYSLGDIDIFGS, encoded by the coding sequence ATGAGTTCAGAACTGATCAAAAGAATATTTTATTTACGCGAACAGAACAATCCCTTAATAGCAGTGGAATCTCCATTGCAGGAGAGGATAAGCTTACTTGAAAACCTAACTAAAGAATGTATTAATCTTGGTATTAATTGTTATATCTGGATGTTAGAGGATGACAAATTGTACCAGTTAACAATAAGTGATTGGGGATTGGCATTCTCAGAAATTAAAGAATATAACAGAATCGCTTTTAAAGTTGTACGCGAAGATTCCTTTGAGATTTTGCGGTTTTGGAAGACAACCCAGTTACAAGGGATTTTGATCCTGGAAGGGATATACCCGTGGCTTGGACAAGGAGCGACGGATGCAGATTCCTTCCTGACAGCAGAATGGATTAAGTCAGCACTGATTAACATTAAGCTTTACAACCATAACTCCTGTAAAACAGCTTTGTTGCTGGGGTCAAACGCAAGCCTCAAGTCAGATATAGCTGGTCTAATACCGATAATTACCCAAGAGTTACCCACAGTTGAGGAAATTAGCGATTATCTGCCACAAATATTACCCGACTCAATTACACTAGCCCAAATCAATGAAATAGCGAATACTTGTGTCGGGATGTATTTGGCAGATATTGAAACAGGGGTAAAAACTGCCCTAGCAATTGACAACAGTGAATTAATCAAAAAAGTTTCTGCTTATAAAATTGAGTTGCTCAAACGAGTTTACAATGTGGAATTTCTGCAACCAATGACAATTCCTGTCGGGGGACTGGAGTTAATGCAGTCAGCATTTAAGGGATACAGGCGACTCCTGACACCGTTAGCGAAGTCTTACAACTTGCGCCTACCAAAAGGTGTTTTATTGATTGGCCCACCCGGAACAGGTAAATCTCACTCCGCTAAGGCTTGTTCTCAAATACTAGAATTACCCTTAGTAATCGTGGAGTGGGGCCATTTCCGCAGTTATGGAAATATGGCGGAATATAAACTCAAAAAGTTATTGGCACTGGTAGACCGAATTAACCGTATAATTTTTTACCTCGATGACTTTGACAAGGGATTTGCCGGAGATGATGATTTATCACGGAGATTAGGAGGGATGTTACTCACTTGGATGCAGGAAAGAACAAGTGATGTATTAATAATTGCTTCTGCCAATAATATCCAATGGCTACCACCAGAGTTAACCAGAAGTGGACGGTTTGATCAGATATTCAAAATCGACTTACCAAACAACGGCGAAAGACATTCTATATTTAAGATTCACCTAGCAAGATTTGACAAGCGCTTTGCTGATGATGGAGATGCCTTTACCCCAGAAGAATGGCAAAGATTATTGAAGATAACACATCGCTGTGTCGGTGCAGAAATTCAGGCAATTGTCGAAAGGGCAGCATTCTCAATATTTTGTCAATCCTTTGATGAAGAAACTCCAGCAACAGACGATTTGCCGCCATTACAAATTACCCTAACTGCACTATTAGAATCAAGAAAAAGCGTAAATCCTCTGGCAATACGTGAAGCTGACCGAATAGAAAGTATGCGTAATAAGGCAGATTTGCAAGGACTACCATCTAGTCCGGTGGATTCATCAATATATAGTCTGGGCGATATCGATATTTTTGGTAGTTAA
- a CDS encoding DUF192 domain-containing protein — MQMLKSQSKIDWYAAGFKLLNIAGPIAGVSVILFTAVVSYIETRPQKLPLQYKLIHSNQTFYLEAANRTQELEKGLKWRNNLESDRGMLFNLGREYKRVPFWMHQVKVPLDIIYLKNNLVTTIVRNAPPCMKNLCPIYYGVAANQVLELKAGASNIQVGQKLIIEPIPKKL; from the coding sequence ATGCAAATGCTGAAATCTCAGTCAAAAATCGATTGGTATGCTGCTGGCTTTAAGCTGCTAAACATCGCTGGGCCAATTGCTGGGGTGTCAGTAATCTTGTTCACAGCAGTAGTATCTTATATCGAAACTCGTCCCCAAAAATTGCCTCTTCAGTATAAACTTATTCACAGTAACCAGACTTTTTATTTAGAAGCGGCAAATAGAACACAAGAACTAGAGAAAGGACTCAAATGGAGAAATAATCTAGAGAGCGATCGCGGAATGTTGTTTAACTTGGGTCGAGAGTATAAGCGTGTACCCTTTTGGATGCACCAAGTCAAAGTGCCGTTAGACATTATATACCTTAAAAATAATCTGGTAACAACAATAGTTCGCAATGCACCACCATGCATGAAAAATCTTTGTCCAATCTATTACGGTGTCGCTGCGAACCAGGTTTTAGAACTAAAAGCGGGTGCTAGTAATATTCAAGTTGGGCAGAAATTGATAATAGAGCCTATACCTAAAAAACTGTAA
- a CDS encoding TrbI/VirB10 family protein has product MSLKNEHQNLTIDQILRFSEDTNDGQRREKPEPEDSEEFPSITKHTVSTSPWSRLGIIAIPFGFGFLVIFYFLNGIFNPGRSPEAITAKADKTSPALEKVEQQDGDVYAKLALNKQEDELNKINQSQEEVKINNKPVSVAASPSTPTARPVAQTQSPNPRRDYVPSRTNSTISSSPRNQILPRISNPVRTVTPITETPTDVIAEFNRLRSLGSYGKIAYTPTSNNQQISAEATSFQTPNTTRIQVQPPNSGYTTQQTRPNFFNSTPTEIEKIRPRWSANSKSDKQIADGNYLPQENQILQQRKTRYLVVGEFANGILVTSVIKQQSENRFQQQQNPDDSKRYVARLTADLHDNYGNVAIHKGTIFTVEPLQVNGGSYVSVQVTSIIKDNTEYPISSGAISVLGEGGKPLLAKQFQDHKGGGSDLTVALVSGLGQVGAILNQSDSGTSVVNSATGTFSSSTTSNSQRNIGGAFLQGAFGKLSDTITRRAETSNQQITPRTNVWYIPQGTKITFLVNRSLELP; this is encoded by the coding sequence ATGTCACTAAAAAACGAACACCAGAATTTGACTATAGATCAAATCTTGAGATTTTCAGAGGATACAAATGATGGACAAAGGAGAGAAAAGCCGGAGCCGGAAGACTCTGAAGAATTTCCATCGATTACCAAGCACACTGTCAGTACTTCTCCTTGGTCAAGATTGGGGATAATCGCTATTCCTTTTGGCTTCGGGTTTTTAGTAATCTTTTATTTTCTCAATGGCATTTTCAATCCTGGTAGAAGTCCAGAAGCGATAACTGCTAAAGCTGATAAAACATCCCCAGCTTTGGAGAAAGTCGAGCAGCAAGATGGTGATGTCTATGCCAAATTAGCCTTGAATAAACAAGAAGATGAATTAAATAAGATTAATCAGAGTCAGGAGGAAGTTAAAATTAATAATAAACCTGTAAGTGTTGCAGCTTCGCCATCAACACCAACAGCTAGACCTGTAGCACAAACACAAAGTCCTAATCCTAGACGAGATTACGTTCCGAGTAGAACTAACTCGACTATTTCATCATCACCTCGTAATCAAATATTGCCAAGAATTAGTAATCCTGTTAGGACTGTTACGCCGATAACAGAAACGCCAACAGACGTGATAGCTGAATTTAATCGACTTCGCAGCTTAGGATCTTACGGAAAAATCGCTTATACACCTACTTCAAATAACCAGCAGATATCAGCAGAGGCAACATCCTTTCAAACGCCGAATACAACACGAATTCAAGTACAGCCACCCAATAGTGGTTATACGACACAGCAAACACGCCCTAACTTTTTCAACAGTACACCCACAGAAATTGAGAAAATTCGCCCTCGTTGGTCAGCCAATTCTAAATCTGATAAACAAATAGCAGATGGTAATTACTTGCCTCAAGAAAACCAAATTCTGCAACAGCGTAAAACTCGCTATTTAGTTGTTGGGGAATTCGCAAATGGTATTTTAGTGACTTCAGTCATCAAGCAGCAAAGCGAAAATCGCTTCCAACAACAGCAAAATCCAGATGATAGTAAACGCTATGTTGCTAGATTAACGGCTGATTTGCATGACAACTATGGAAATGTGGCAATTCATAAAGGCACAATATTTACCGTTGAACCCCTACAGGTTAATGGTGGCTCTTATGTAAGTGTGCAAGTCACGAGCATTATCAAAGATAACACTGAGTACCCAATTAGTAGCGGTGCAATTTCTGTATTAGGAGAAGGCGGCAAACCCTTGTTAGCTAAACAGTTCCAAGATCACAAAGGCGGAGGTTCTGACTTGACTGTGGCATTAGTCAGTGGTTTGGGTCAAGTAGGAGCAATCCTGAATCAATCTGATTCGGGTACCAGTGTAGTTAATTCTGCTACTGGGACATTTAGCTCTAGCACGACTTCAAACAGCCAGCGCAATATTGGCGGGGCATTCTTGCAAGGTGCTTTTGGCAAGCTTAGTGACACCATTACTCGTCGTGCAGAAACTTCTAACCAACAAATCACCCCTCGGACCAATGTTTGGTATATCCCACAAGGAACGAAGATTACCTTTTTGGTGAACCGTTCTCTGGAGTTGCCATGA